The Triticum aestivum cultivar Chinese Spring chromosome 7B, IWGSC CS RefSeq v2.1, whole genome shotgun sequence genome window below encodes:
- the LOC123158981 gene encoding chaperone protein dnaJ 11, chloroplastic, which translates to MATFMSSPVVMRSARQGQVAGPRRCVVARASSTMAAPAAVATGRTHYEVLGVGAGASRGEIKAAYRRLAREVHPDAAGGGGDEGFIRLHAAYATLADPDERARYDRDMACRTAGMTMRRAAAAGPSFRQRTWETDQCW; encoded by the coding sequence ATGGCTACGTTCATGTCGTCGCCGGTGGTGATGCGTTCGGCTCGCCAGGGGCAGGTGGCCGGGCCTCGACGGTGCGTGGTGGCGCGGGCGTCCTCGACGATGGCGGCACCGGCGGCGGTGGCGACCGGGAGGACGCACTACGAGGTGCTCGGGGTGGGCGCGGGAGCAAGCAGGGGGGAGATCAAGGCGGCGTACCGGCGTCTGGCCAGGGAGGTGCACCCGGAcgctgctggcggcggcggcgacgagggcttcatCCGGCTGCACGCGGCCTACGCCACGCTGGCCGACCCCGACGAGCGCGCTCGCTACGACAGGGACATGGCCTGCCGCACCGCCGGGATGACGATGAGACGGGCGGCCGCGGCCGGGCCGTCGTTTCGACAGAGGACGTGGGAGACCGACCAGTGCTGGTAG